Proteins found in one Cellulomonas palmilytica genomic segment:
- a CDS encoding Rossmann-like and DUF2520 domain-containing protein gives MSDQRPGRLGVGVVGAGRVGAVLGNALRAAGHPVVGVSAVSQESRDRAEALLPGVPVLDVPEVVRRAELVLLAVPDDALADLVAGLAETGAWQLGQIVVHTSGRYGAQVLTPARAAGAIPLALHPAMTFTGTSLDLARLVGCPFAVTAPAAVLPIGQALVMEIGGEPTVLDEDARALYHAALAHGANHLVVLVAQAAQALAAAGVADPGRMLAPLLEAALDGALRAESPGELAALGGASDARAGAITALTGPVRRGDAGTVAEHLAVLDAFAARVGAPDVPAAYRALARAADARALSAGLLSQDAAARVLDALAPASSDGPDGGDDDRGASRTSHGPAVAGIEPDAGSLHSERPPQDQGDERPDQHDD, from the coding sequence GTGAGCGACCAGCGTCCGGGTCGGCTCGGCGTCGGCGTGGTCGGCGCGGGCCGCGTGGGTGCGGTGCTCGGCAACGCGCTGCGGGCCGCGGGGCACCCCGTCGTCGGGGTCAGCGCGGTCTCGCAGGAGTCGCGCGACCGGGCCGAGGCGCTCCTGCCGGGTGTGCCCGTGCTGGACGTGCCGGAGGTGGTGCGCCGCGCGGAGCTCGTGCTGCTCGCGGTGCCCGACGACGCGCTGGCCGACCTGGTCGCGGGCCTCGCGGAGACGGGTGCGTGGCAGCTCGGGCAGATCGTCGTGCACACCTCGGGGCGGTACGGCGCGCAGGTGCTGACGCCCGCGCGCGCGGCGGGCGCGATCCCGCTCGCGCTGCACCCCGCGATGACGTTCACGGGCACGTCGCTCGACCTGGCCCGCCTGGTCGGCTGCCCGTTCGCGGTGACCGCACCCGCGGCGGTCCTGCCGATCGGGCAGGCGCTCGTCATGGAGATCGGCGGCGAGCCGACGGTGCTCGACGAGGACGCCCGCGCGCTGTACCACGCGGCCCTCGCGCACGGCGCGAACCACCTCGTCGTGCTCGTCGCGCAGGCCGCGCAGGCGCTCGCGGCGGCGGGGGTCGCCGACCCGGGCCGCATGCTCGCGCCGCTGCTCGAGGCGGCCCTCGACGGTGCGCTGCGCGCCGAGTCACCGGGCGAGCTCGCGGCGCTGGGCGGCGCGTCGGACGCGCGAGCCGGGGCGATCACCGCGCTGACGGGTCCGGTGCGCCGGGGCGACGCGGGCACGGTCGCGGAGCACCTCGCGGTGCTCGACGCGTTCGCGGCGCGGGTGGGTGCGCCCGACGTCCCGGCCGCGTACCGGGCGCTCGCGCGCGCGGCGGACGCTCGCGCGCTCTCGGCGGGGCTGCTGTCGCAGGACGCGGCGGCCCGCGTGCTCGACGCGCTCGCGCCGGCCTCGTCGGACGGGCCCGACGGCGGCGACGACGACCGCGGGGCGTCTCGCACGTCACACGGTCCCGCGGTCGCGGGCATCGAACCCGATGCGGGATCGTTGCACTCAGAGCGCCCGCCGCAGGACCAGGGCGACGAGCGCCCCGACCAGCACGACGACTGA
- the panC gene encoding pantoate--beta-alanine ligase, which translates to MTTAVGPTLARTRAELDAALAAPTVARTRTHARAVVMTMGALHAGHLSLVRHARTLADRVVVTIFVNPLQFGAGEDLSRYPRDLEGDLALLTGEGLLGPGDVVFAPTPDVVYPDGDPLVRVSAGALGETLEGAVRPGHFDGVLTVVLKLLHLTRPDAALFGRKDAQQLAAVRRMVRDLDVPVEVVGVPLVRDEDGLALSSRNAYLSSDERAQALALSRALRAGEQAAAGGAAPGEVLAATRDVLTDAGLDAVDYVVLVDPDDFTPVADGAAGEAVLALAARVGTTRLIDNTVVVLGRTGGEA; encoded by the coding sequence ATGACCACCGCCGTCGGCCCGACGCTCGCGCGCACGCGCGCCGAGCTCGACGCCGCCCTGGCCGCCCCGACCGTCGCGCGCACCCGGACGCACGCGCGCGCGGTCGTCATGACGATGGGCGCGCTGCACGCGGGTCACCTGTCGCTCGTGCGGCACGCGCGCACGCTCGCGGACCGCGTGGTCGTCACGATCTTCGTCAACCCGCTGCAGTTCGGTGCGGGCGAGGACCTGTCGCGCTACCCGCGGGACCTGGAGGGTGACCTCGCGCTGCTCACGGGCGAGGGTCTGCTGGGCCCGGGCGACGTGGTGTTCGCGCCGACGCCCGACGTGGTCTACCCGGACGGCGACCCGCTCGTCCGGGTGAGCGCGGGTGCCCTGGGGGAGACGCTCGAGGGTGCGGTGCGGCCGGGCCACTTCGACGGGGTGCTCACGGTCGTGCTCAAGCTGCTGCACCTCACGCGCCCGGACGCGGCGCTGTTCGGCCGCAAGGACGCGCAGCAGCTCGCGGCGGTGCGGCGCATGGTGCGGGACCTGGACGTGCCGGTCGAGGTCGTCGGCGTGCCGCTCGTGCGCGACGAGGACGGCCTGGCGCTGTCGAGCCGCAACGCGTACCTGTCGTCCGACGAGCGTGCGCAGGCCCTGGCGCTGTCGCGCGCCCTGCGCGCGGGCGAGCAGGCCGCGGCGGGCGGTGCGGCGCCGGGCGAGGTGCTCGCGGCGACGCGCGACGTACTCACGGACGCAGGGCTCGACGCGGTCGACTACGTGGTGCTCGTCGACCCGGACGACTTCACACCGGTGGCGGACGGTGCCGCGGGCGAGGCGGTCCTCGCGCTCGCGGCGCGGGTCGGGACCACGCGGCTCATCGACAACACGGTCGTGGTGCTCGGCCGGACGGGAGGCGAGGCATGA